The sequence ACACTGGAAAATGAATTATGAATGGAGTATTCCGCCGGGGTTGTTAGTGTTTGGTTGTTTCAGCTCTTTGTAATGGTGGACAGTATATGAGAAAGGCAGATCATAAAGCTGGTATAGTCTTATGTTTTTAGATGATGCATGGCTCTATAGGGAACTAGATAATCATCTTCTTGTAGTAACTATTATGCCGTACCTGGAGAAATCCTTCCAATAGCCCAAGCAGTTGCTCATTTTTGCTTAtgcatgtttgttttatttcagggTATGCTATGACTGGCTTCAGACTCCCCATCATTACTTTTAGAAAACTAAATGTCTGGTTTGGACTGTGGGAGAAATTCCCTTCTAATAAACTGTATCTCTCTTGGAGGAGAAGCGTATTCTGCACCTGTCAAGCAAACACAGTGAACTACAGAAGATGTTTCAGCTTTTCCCCAGTAAAACTCTCTGTACTAAGACTGTCTCCAGAGTATATCTCCGTACTTTCTTTGCGGAGCAAAAGTAACAAAAGCTCTAAAAGGAACAGACAGACTGTacaagaagaggaggatgaagacaaagaagaaagcaaTTTGGAAGATGAATTTGAAAATGACCCCAATGTAGTAAAAGATTACAAGGATCTTGAAAAAGTAGTGCAGTCTCTTCGATACGATGTGATCATGAAAGCTGGTCTAGACATGGCAAGAAAGTAAGTATGGAAGAAAACCTGCTGATGAGAAAGATGTCATGCATCTAAAATTTGAGTTTTGATACCCTTTTATTGCTGGTATAACTTAGTATTTGGGGTGGGGGTGTAGCTGTTTTGACTGCCTAAAAATACGCTTTGGATCTATGGGTGTTCTTGTTTGTTTCACCTTAACTTCCTTGAAACAGCCAGTTTTTTGCTCTCTGCAATATTTCTAAGATTGCTGAGGAGGCAGTTTCTATCAGTtactatttatttaaaatgaagaaaatgcaaaatactgtacTAAATAATACAAAAAGACCTAATTTGAGATTGAGGAGTAAAATAATGCACTACTTAATGTCTGTAGAAATAGGTGATGGTAAGTATAAACCTAACGTACTAGGTCAAGCAGGTAAATGTGCAGTCTATAAATGTATCACACCTACAGAAGCCTTACATTGCAATGTTATGTATAACTTGATCagttaaaaattattaaactGGATGGTGCAGGAGAGGGGACGTTATTCATTGGGTATGCAGGAGACTAGTCTTTAGAAACAGCTTTTTATTGCTTGCACCTGTGGCACAGAGCAACTATATTCtattatttcatttaatatctATGAAAGACTTTTTCTTCGTTTCCAGTTCAGGTCTGTCCTGACCTTACATAAAGGTATCCTTTATGCGCAAATTAGAGTTGTGGCAACATGCTTGCCCATGAGTGGTGTTCTTGTGTATCTGCAAAGAAACAATTGCATTTGGTCTGCTGCACACTGTAAATGCAATAAAACcttgtttttcttcagtaaagtAGAAGATGCATTCTACAATAATGAACTCAGGCTGAATGGAGAAAAACTATGGAAGAAAAGTAGAACtgtaagactttttaaaatttaaatctttttatacAGTACAAGAAAATAACTAAGGCATGacctcttcttctccctccttttacTTGGGTCAGAAGAGCTAACCGCTAAATGGCTCTGCAAAGGTGAATGAATAGCATTGCTAACTCTGCTTCCAGCTTTGTGTGTGTGACTGATTCCCAGGGTAAGACATTATTCCCCAAGGCAGGGAGCAGACTGGTGGTGTGAGAGAGTAAAATCTAAGGCTGAAAgtcaggagaaggcagagggtAGCAGGGACAGAGCTTTCTAAGCTGCTGAAGGAAGTGATGATAGATGTGAGCAGGAATGATTAAATCTGAGATATTGGTGGAGCAGGCAAATGgtcaaagaaaaagaggaagtttGATGACAGAAAGGGATTGAAACTGGGGTAGCTCAGGAAAGGTTGGTGTATCTGTGATAGAGCACGCAGGAATACAGTCAGGGTAAGAGCCAGAAGGGCTGCAGGCTGTACTCTTTCACAGCAGAGCTCACCAGAATGGTtttaaaggaaggagagagaacttTGTATGTTGCTGTTTTGTGTCTGTACTGATACAAAAAGATTGGCAGGAAACactcttcaagaaaaaaaacatactacATTACGCCTTTTTCACAGAGTTAAGCGTCGGTTGTAGAACAGGGAGGGTAAAGCTCTCAGCAGAGAAGGTCATGAGACATTTAATTGCTTTTTGCTATGGCTTTCCTAGAAACTCATGGCTGGAGGACTTATAATGGGTCTAGTATTacctgccttcctcctctcctgtgaGATAAGGATattaaatggaaagaaaggaacaaaattaaaattggaCATGGACTGTTTTCCCCAGGGAATGTTTATAATCactcctcttctctttctgtttccagGTGAAACTTGGTGACACGCTGGATCTCATAGTAGGTGAAGATAAAGAAACAGGAACCGCTGTAGTTATGCGGGTAGTCTTAAAAAAAGTATCTGACaaaactgaaagtgaaaaatacaaagtaattCTGAGGCGTTGGAAAAACTTGAAAGTGCCCAAACAAGATGTACTTAAGTAACAGGGGGTTGCATGTGGCAGCATAAGATTTTTGCAGAAAACTATATTCGTTGTTAAATACGAATTTTGGTTAAACAAAATGACAGTACCCTTTTTTAAGGGCTTGTGTTAGATAGAATGTTACCTCCCTCTGCTGTGTACATCGATATCCATGCAATAAGCCTGTCActttttctgttagttttgttTCATGGTACTGTGGGATAAAAGATCCAACCCTTACATTTCCAGGCAGTTTCCTTACAGATGTTATATATAATGAACAAATAAAGGCTAATTTGATCACTCTTTAATTGCTGTGTAGTTTTGCTAATCAGAAAGATTACATTAAAGCTGACATCACAACAAGCAGAACTGCTTTCTTAACTTTATCTGTGGATTCACGAAATAGGGATAATAAGGATAAAAAACCCAATTACGTAAAATTGCTTCCTTTTTCAGTATTGGTTTCATCTTGGTTAATGATACCAACTCCGTGCTGATACACACTGCTGCTATACCAAGAGCACAAGAGGATACTGATTGCAGCTGCGTATTTCTAAGCAGGAAACTTCATGGTGACAGAGAATGAATCATGGCAGAGAtcctctgctctcctggagaAGGCGGATCAGTGAGGAGACACGTTAGTACCACTGGTTTTTACAGTTTTACTGTGCAGAGGAAAATGTAATCTCAGTTTGTCACATATTCATTTCCGGGTGGCATTTAAGAGAATAATTAATACTTAGATGATCTGAGCAAAGGTCAAACCATActgtgaggaaaaactcatgccTGTATTGCTACAGGAGAGTACTGTCACTTGGGACAGGCATCTCGGGAGTCACCACCCACAACTGTAATGTTGAACACAGGCTTCTCCCAACACAAGCAACTTGTTGGATGAACTGTGGTGCAGACagattttttgttctgtttatatACATTTAATATATATCCTATATATCTATTTAACATATGATTCTGTTTAGGCAGTCACACGGAGGTGTGTGTCTACAGGAAAGCTGGCCAGTAGGAGTGGAGAGCTGCCATTCATTCAGTTCACGGTCCGCTCCCTGGCTAGTCTCAAGAGTGCAGGGGGAAGAAGACAGTCCAGAACAGGCAGCTGGAGCATACTCCAGGACACTTTCTCTCTGGTGTTCCTGAAATCTGAATGGGCAGGCACAAAATTGTTGCCCACGAAGCAAACCTAGTGCTCTGGTTAAGCATCAGACTATCGGATGCACACATAAAAGCTCTGGTAAAGTCACGACTGGATGTTTGCCGTGTTTTGTGTCTCAGGTGAGAGGAAGCAATGGTGCTCCCCTGGTTCAGAGCACATGGGAACTGTTGGGCTCAACTTCCAACAGCCACTCGATGTCGGTATTTAAGCAGCCTGGACCTGCTGTTCTCTGTAGCCTTGGAAGGGGTGACTGCTGAGTGCGGGATTGAGAATCATTTCTAGCTTTCTTTAGGCATAGCTACAAATCTGTGCTGGTTTgggctttttggtttgggtttttttgttgtttttttttttgcttgtgtagATGTTTAAAGATGCAGATAAATGTCTATTTCACGTTTTAGAGGCGTAGTGACCTTctaaaaaaaattggcttttaaGAGGACATGGTCCTGGAAAGCTTTCTTGGGGGATTTTGGTGATCCTTACACTGCAGAAGTGAAGGGATTCAGCATAGCAATCACCCAGGGTGATCTCAGAGGAAAACTATGACAGCAGGAAGGTGAGTAGCTGTCGGCTTGGCTACGTTGATCTCTCCTGGATAAGCTTCTCTATCGATCTGACCCTTTTATTGGGGCCTGGCATTGCTGAGCAGGTTGTGCTTGTTTCTGCAGCCTTTAAACATTTGGACTGTGAGCTAAAGAAAGGCCAGGCTTGGTTAATGACTGACGCGAGTGCCAGGTGAGCAGAGCCAGTGTGTGCTCTGGGAGGTGTAGGAACAGACATGTCACAGCCCCATTTTTTGCCGGACCCTCAGGGGACTTTTAGACAAGGTAGGCTCACACGGACAGTGTGTGTGTAAAACACAGATATCAAACTTATCTGGGAATCAGCTGTGCATCTTACCTTCATCAGCCACAAATTTAAGATAACGGAGTCCTTCTGATAACATGGCCAAGTGTCCAGTCAGATGACATGGCAAAGTAGTAAGAAGTGGTAAAACAAGGTGTTAACGGTCTTCCCGAAACAGAGAATCTGCCACTAGTCAACTAACAAATCTCTAGTGCCCCTGAGTACTGGGTGGTGGGGGACACATACAAAGCTTTTCCTCTTGTTCAGAGTTCGGGGTACGTACCGTTAATTGGGTAAGTGAttgctgcttctgccttctgtCACTGCTGTCATGAATTTCCAGCTCCGGGACGTGGGTGTTTGCCGTTCTTAGTCTGCATGGTGGAGGAACCGTATGAAAGGGCTTTCTCACGGAGATACTGCTGAGAGGGAGGTTTGGATGGCTTGAGAAGTGACTGACAAGCTCACCGGAGGCTGCCCAGACGCCCATGCTGTCCAAGGCACCTCTGCATTAACCACAGACAAACCCAGCCTCACGCTGGTTGTCAGGCCTGGAGCCCAGAATGGCCACCACATCTGCCTTTGCACAGAGACATGGCCTGATCCAGAAGCCTCTCTGGTCTCCTGAGGCAGGCACCGTCAGGCTGTGGGCACAGGACCCAGTTGTCGCTGGCGTAGCACACAGCTTTGCCTGTGTCACCCGCTGCAGGAGCAATGTCACACgcagcagcatctgctgcaggaggGCCAGCCTGCCTCACGGAGCAGGGTGGGGAGGATCCTGTGAAGGAATAGCAGGGAAGTGCTCACACAGGAGCTGGATTCGGGTCTGACAGAAGAGTCAGTCTGGTCAACTAAAGCAGGCACATACCCACACTCACAGAATcccggaattgtcagagttggaagggacctctagagatcacctagtccaactcccctgctaaagcaggattgcctagagcacgttactcaggactgcatcaaggcgggtcttgaaaatctccagagaaggggactccacgacctccctgggcagcctgttccagtgctctgtcaccctcaccggaaagaagtacttcctcatatttgaatggaacttcctatgttccagcttgtgcccgttgtccctcgtcctatcgctgggaaccactgaaaagagtccggctccatcatccttcaacccaccctttaggtacttgtaaacatagatgaggtctcccctcagccttctcttctccaggctaaagagccccagctctttgagcctttcgaGTTCTGCTGCCTACAGATCAACACAGAGAGAGGGGGGGTTATATTCTGACCCCTCTAGCCCTCCAAAATAATAGGAAATTCTTTTTTCCATAGAACAGAAAAGAACCGAAgtgtttctgggttttattttggagtttgtttttttttttagttgtttcttggttggtggggtttttttgtgtgtgtaatggcATGTCAGAACAGGACAGTCTACCTTCAGCACCTACCAAATTACAGTGCTCAACAGCCTGTGCAGCCCAATTGCGGTGGTCATTCTACGATGGCATGCATGGGGAAAGGAATGCAAAAGGGTGTGTGGGAGCCATGCAAACCCGAGTACTGCTGAAgctaaaaaaaatgcttcattttccagCACTTGAGTATTCAGTGCACATATAGACAAGCACTTCAAGGAgaccctggggttttttttaaattcttggaaCAAGGAGAGATAAGGGAGCAAGAGAGACAAGGGACAGGATTAGATGACATAAAAACCAAACTCCTAGGTTTTATACAAGAGATCAAATCTCAAACGTAGGATGTGATCTTATGAAGTGACTCATTCCTACTGCTGACAGGTACctcaggattttcttttcacaggAAAACATTTGTAGAACTTCTAACACGCTACCTTATGAGCTCACCGAAATGGTACGGTCCCAAAAGTGTAATGATTAAAGGAGCATTTTGCCCCCCAAGGAATGGAGCAGTAACACAGACCACTACAAAATGCCTCTGGAAACAATGACAACAGGTGCTTTGCCGTAATGAAATTTGAGAAGGAAATTGGGAATGATTACTTGACATTTGTGTGTGTGGGGAGATACTAATTAGCTGatcttcctccagtcttcagcaatcgcaatttattttgtttccatcTCTTAACACAAATTGTAGTGTGATTGGATACATGGTGATTTTGCCCATTTTTTTGACTGGGGAGTCCtgctaactttttaaaaagaaagtaaggagaatgtagttaaaaaaaaagaacaagtttgTTTGATTCATGTttgccttttgggatgggggtgggagggagaaaagggagaagtaGGAAAAGAGCTTGTCATATTCTCCAGAACAGCTTTATTTCCCTTCTATTACAGCTCTTCCCTTCCTGTGAGAATCAAAGTTCTTCTTTCCGaattattaataaaagaaaaatgctgagtGGGGACCACAGCCCCACCACAGAACAGATCCAGAAATGGAGTAAGCGGGCAGTCTGCCCATGTCACAGGCTTTTCTGGCCACTAACTAGAAAAGATGGCAtctagaaaatgacaaaaaataaacaggaatatGCTAGATAAAAGTAATACAGTGTAGGGACTAACCTCCTGCCAATCAGATGAGGTGTAAGGAAAATGTTATGAATATGATGAGGTTTTGATTTTGTTAGGAGGAGTCGTCTGCTTCCAGCGCTGGGACTGGCCAATGCAGGGCAGCTCCTTCAGCCAGAGCTCTACCACAGGAGATGGCCTCTCAGAACAGGATCAGTACGAGCTGTGACAAAGATAATGATGAGTAGTATGTTCTCTGTAAGAAAATTCTATAAGAACGTTTAGATGAATGACTTATATAATGGAGGGGGAGAAATGAGGATTTTGAAAGCACTGTCAGTACTAGAAACTTACCCATCTGAATATttactaggagaaaaaaaagtagataggAAAGAATGAAGACAAACAAGTGGGGATTTCTTTCCTTTACATCTTTTACAGAGCTTCTAAGTAAGTTTTTAATTTGTAGAAAATGGGTAAGATGCAAAAATAAAGAGCTATGATATATTACAGTGTTTCTTTTGAGACAGCTGTTGGAAGCGGGCGATTCGATGCTTATCCAAAGCTGATATATTTAAACTATAAGAAGTAGAGACACTTGATACTCACCTTAACAGGGTTTACTGACCTGGCAGGTAAAAAGTAGTGTTCATCTGTAGGAAGCCAGCGTGTGCACGGCTATGGATGTTCCAAACACTTCAATATCTAGCAATCTTCGTATCATAGCCTcactttcaaaattatatttgttctttttaacaacaaccaaaaaaaagtgtgaaagacagaaaaatctttttaaatggCTGCAGCAAACCAGGGTATTTTCATTCATGTATTATCTTACTAGCTAAGGTCGTCTCAGAGCTTAGTAACAGAGTTTATACAAAAGAAATTCCTGCTTATACTCAAGCAATCACCAGACAACATTCCTCTTGTATGAAAATAATATGCCTTTAATTTATTTACAAGACTGACCAACTGGATGAAGTGGCTGTACTTCAGATGCACTGCAAGAACTTCCATTAGTGAACTATGTCACGAGTCATATGTGTGTATTTTCTTGATATCAGTTATAAAACATATAATCAAATGAATCATGAAAGGATTCTGAAGAGTGAGATACAAGGAATGTACACAGCAAtttgacagaagagaaaaaaacgaAAATCTTTCTATACCCActttcaaaaatgtaattttaaaaggtgaaaattgtttttttcactACTTAATATGAATGGACTGATTTTTTGACTTAATGTCAACATCTACAGTAAAAGTCAGTATGTATGTCTCACATTTGCATGCTAGCTAGTAACATCTGCCAGTTGTACAAAAGTTTAATATATATCGAATCCTTCTGGGAGCTTTGACATCACTAAGTGGTGAAACATGTACGACATTAAGGTAAGAAAATACAGTTATATTTCTTACCTTCTGGGCAGCCATTCGCAACAACAAATTAAGCAGCTGTTAataatttctgtcattttatatCTCCCGTAAAAGTGCATGTAAAAAATTTCACAGAGGTGCTAGGTAGCATACAATTACAAGAGAAAGCCTTGGTTTCTGATACATTCAATTTGCTAAATTTATGCACTAAAATGAAAGATAAGATGCAGACATTGTGGTATCAGTTCTTTATCTTTGGTAAAATGTTCTCATTTTATTATAGCCATATTTTCTCTGATATCCATTTTGTGCATGGTCTGCTATTATTTAAACCAACAGGAAACATTTAAACGGAGATAAACAGTATCAGTGTATTATTTAGTACATTCATGACTTTCTTCATACATTCTTTGAGAATGTTGCTAGCATATGGGGAAAATGAGCAAATGCTACGATCTATTAGGATTTACTCCTGGTTTAACATAATACTCTTACTAGTTCTTGCCATtaggaaaaaacattttgttttgcttttaaaagaaggAGATCAATATGACTTAAGAACAATAAACTctaaaaatctgaagtaaaaataTCAAGTATTTTGTACTTTCTTACAAAtgctaaaatagaaaattatactGGAACTGACTTAAAATTTGATACTATGACCCATCtaagtagaaaacaaaaaaggaccaCAGAGAACATCAACAATCGCTCCAAGGTTTTCCCACAATGGTCAGTAAGTAACCACTCTCTCTACTGCCTTAAAAATCCATGGCTGACTCTCTCTCACCATTTCTACCAgtattaaaactaaaaaaaaaaaaaaaaaaaagaggaaaactagtTTTAAAGCAGCACTCTCCAGTGACAAATCATACAGCAAATTCACATTGGGTTCTGGGTGGTCTTTGTTACACTTGAATGTATTAATGATGCAAACCTGACTGTATGAACCAAAGTTATACATACACAGTTAAGTCTCCAAATAGCTACTAATTACAGGAAATCAATTTGGCAAAGTGAGAGAGTTCAATATCCCCACACCTGAAATATCCAGATGGTGCTGCATTCACACAAAGAATAAGTTACATTTCCACAGCTCATACGTGGGGACCCTGAAACACTTAACTCCGTCACAAATCTTTGCACATACTTTTTACATATGCAATTCAGTATGAATACTGGAAACCTTTGGAATCACGATTTTGATAGAGAGTAAGGTCTAAAATTTTTCTAAGTTCTTGTTTcatgtctttttgttgttgtctttgttATTTTACAAATTGAGTGGCAAGTAGGTGATGGCAAGACATTCCACGGCTATAGGCTTGGGTCTGTTCTACTGGCTTTATTCAGACAAGCCATCCTCACTCACGCCAGCAGTGACAcgggacaaaacaaaaaaagaactcaCAGGGCAGGATTAAGCTTGTGgtgccaatattaaaaaaaaaaaacaaaaacattcacaTTGTGTCTATGCTCACATCTCAGTTCTTCAACAATACATTCTTGgtttcagaaataaaaaccaggtaacactgaaaaatgcaaatgacaCCATTCTGACCCATTCTTTGACACAGTATTATTTTCAGTATCTCCATATCATcaagaacaaaaacaaatgcGAAGCTGCAATTACTGTAGAAGCGAAGTCTAATATTCCAATGATTTTCAATGAACGTGGCACTTTCAAATTTAAGTTTAAATTTCAAACTCCGAATTAACTAATGAGTCTGTCCATAAGGGTTTAATGAAAAACTGCCCCTGAAGAgcacaatgatttaaaaaaaaattctttattattAGAAAGTGATAAAAAGGAAGATGCAGAAATGGGGAGTGGAGTAATACAGTTTCAATACATGTATTTGCACCAGTGAAAATCATGCTTTTAGGGAGTCATTGATAGCTCTGTCACCGATGACTTACGGTCTTTACCCATGTACAAACGTAGTAAGCCACTTCCCACTGCTGCGGTGCCCACATAGATGCAACACACACGTTAAAACGCAACAAACTTAGTGCCTGACTCTCCTAGATgctgagcacccccagctcctgACAGGCCCCTCGGTCTAAACCAAAGCATAATCCTGACAATAATTTAGTGGTCAAAGTCTTAggaattttttgctttctttgcttttttcagtatatcacaCTTTTTTCTGTTAGGACGCCGACATCTTTCATCAATGCTCGGTATACATTCATAATGCCATacttcttccattttctccacGGGGTAAACTGCCTCCACGTAATGACGGATCAGTCTCAGCCTGATAGGATCGAGCTGTTTTTTGTTACAAGCACCTGAATGGTTGTATTGCAGTCTGAGATTCTCCGGAGTAAAGAGTTCGGGAAAGAGCCTTACGAGAAGCCTGGCAGCAAAGTTGCCGACTGACAGGCTCTGCTGCACTATCTCTCTTACCTCCTTATCAGACAGCAAATACAAAGAAGGCACGGGGAAGTCTGGATTAGGAACAACGAGTTCATCGAGTGGTATCTTGCAAAAATCCTTGCTGCTTCTCTCCGGTGGCAGCGGCGGCCCTTCGAATTCTTCTCGAAACCTCTCAGGGTTTATTGCATAGCTGAGAAATTCCCTCCTGTCGGGCCCCGGCACGTGGATTTTCCGTTGCTGTTGGTACGTGCGCCTTTGCTCTGTGTCTCTTCGCCGACACCTCTCGTCAAGCTTCCCAACAAACTCCAACGTCCACACTCTGTCGTTCTTTGCTCTGGGGTACAGTATCTGCACATAATGTCGAATTAATTTAATTCTAGTGGGGTCGAGCTGTTTCTTGCCTAAAGATCCACTACAGTTGTATTGCTTCCGTAAGTTTTCATGAGTAAACAGTTCAGGAAATAAGAGAACAAGCAATCGAGAGGCAAAATTGCCTATGGAAAGACTGCTTTCATATATGCTTTTAATCTGTTCTTTGTTCAACAAGTAATCTGGGACAGGGACATCAAAATCGGGAGGGGGAAAGTCAAGTTTGTCAAAGTCTATGGGTACAAGCCAAATTTTTTTTGAGCGTCTGCCAGGCTTTTCATATTCAAAACTGTCTTCCACTTTTATGATTGACACATCATCTGGTAAACTAGAAGAATCGTAACAGTCATCTCTCATCTGATCACATTCACTTCCATCCATGTATGCGTTTTCAAGCTCATCGTTTATTCGCTGCACACATTGCTGCAACCAGGCTTCTTCTTCTTGCACATCTGGGAAGTAAATTTCAGTGTACCTACGGATTATTTGAAGCCGATGAGGATCCAGCAGTTGTTTTCCAGAGTCTCCAAAGCAGCTATACCTTTCAGCTAATTTTCTGTGGTCGAAGAGTTCCGGAAACAACCTGTgtaacaaaaaaacagaaaattcccCTGGAGAAGAAGCTTCATCTAAAAATTCATTGAGATCCTGAGCATCCAGCATGTAATCTGAGGCAATGGCACTACTCCTGTCCAAGGACAAAGCTTCCTCCTGCTCTTTATCCTCCATAAAATGAGAGGATTCGACCTGCTCAGTCTCATAAAAACTGGACGATTGCACATTCTGCTGActgttttccatttccctttgAGCCCAAAATCTATTGAAAAAATCATTGACTTGAGGCAAACACTCCACCTGCCACACAGCTGTATTCTTCACAGAAGGATAACAAACTTCCACGTAGTTGCGGATAAGCTGCAGATGAAGAGATTCAAGTTTCCTTTTGTTGAGAAAGCCGCATGCGCTGCAGCTTCTGCTGAACTCATCGTCGCTGAAGAGCTCTGGGAAGAGCTGCACCAGCAAGCGGCAAGCGAGGTCTCCGCCTGACGTGCTTTGATCCATGATTTGTTTGAGCTCTGCAGAAGTCAGCTGGTACTCCGGGGGAGGCCTGAAGTCTGCAACGGACTCTGCTGGGC comes from Numenius arquata chromosome 7, bNumArq3.hap1.1, whole genome shotgun sequence and encodes:
- the MTRES1 gene encoding mitochondrial transcription rescue factor 1; the protein is MTGFRLPIITFRKLNVWFGLWEKFPSNKLYLSWRRSVFCTCQANTVNYRRCFSFSPVKLSVLRLSPEYISVLSLRSKSNKSSKRNRQTVQEEEDEDKEESNLEDEFENDPNVVKDYKDLEKVVQSLRYDVIMKAGLDMARNKVEDAFYNNELRLNGEKLWKKSRTVKLGDTLDLIVGEDKETGTAVVMRVVLKKVSDKTESEKYKVILRRWKNLKVPKQDVLK
- the BEND3 gene encoding BEN domain-containing protein 3, whose amino-acid sequence is MNSAEITEDDEVKIPKKNIVKVETENEDEALDCSVTSRSAEKHSLDGAVTCLQDSNKRKQTSLGCDGSGSQQDVLPSVKKRRFTQEGPLSNMKNRDTGSPTQVNAEQPNKNKTPNVTWLCEEESFSDITTPSYKKPLYGISHKITEKKNPPGAEQFASYELFEKINPSSPSHLRTLNDQRKRDSAAAIAVTAATADSDPNIYSLIQKMFYTLNTLNTNMTQLHSKVDLLSLEVSRIKKQVSPAESVADFRPPPEYQLTSAELKQIMDQSTSGGDLACRLLVQLFPELFSDDEFSRSCSACGFLNKRKLESLHLQLIRNYVEVCYPSVKNTAVWQVECLPQVNDFFNRFWAQREMENSQQNVQSSSFYETEQVESSHFMEDKEQEEALSLDRSSAIASDYMLDAQDLNEFLDEASSPGEFSVFLLHRLFPELFDHRKLAERYSCFGDSGKQLLDPHRLQIIRRYTEIYFPDVQEEEAWLQQCVQRINDELENAYMDGSECDQMRDDCYDSSSLPDDVSIIKVEDSFEYEKPGRRSKKIWLVPIDFDKLDFPPPDFDVPVPDYLLNKEQIKSIYESSLSIGNFASRLLVLLFPELFTHENLRKQYNCSGSLGKKQLDPTRIKLIRHYVQILYPRAKNDRVWTLEFVGKLDERCRRRDTEQRRTYQQQRKIHVPGPDRREFLSYAINPERFREEFEGPPLPPERSSKDFCKIPLDELVVPNPDFPVPSLYLLSDKEVREIVQQSLSVGNFAARLLVRLFPELFTPENLRLQYNHSGACNKKQLDPIRLRLIRHYVEAVYPVEKMEEVWHYECIPSIDERCRRPNRKKCDILKKAKKAKNS